One part of the Lentimicrobium sp. L6 genome encodes these proteins:
- a CDS encoding phenylacetate--CoA ligase family protein, with product MNLSPDIEWKSRDEIRLFQEEQLKTLISYLKTNSKFYQQLFKSHRIDFDSIESVEDLQKIPVTTKDDLFLNNEAFTCVTKEDIIDYITTSGTMGDPVTFALTDNDLDRLAYNECMSFKVCGVAKTDVIQLMTTIDRRFMAGLAYFLGARKLGAGIVRVGNGIPELQWDTIKRIKPTVIIAVPSFILKVIEYAEQHGIDYKNSSVKKAICIGEPLRNQDFSLSTLAERIKSKWDLELYSTYASTEMSTAYNECPSCTGGHEHPDLIITEFLDENNKNVGEGEPGEITVTTLGVEGMPLLRFKTGDIAYRYTEKCSCGRSSLRVGPVIGRRKQMIKYKGTTLYPAALYDVLADFNDIIDYFIEVSTNHIGTDDIQINILSTNNTTQFIKTIKDHFRAKLRVAPHVKLVDKDTITKNKYPETSRKPIVFIDLRKNT from the coding sequence ATGAATTTATCACCTGATATAGAATGGAAATCGAGGGATGAAATAAGACTATTTCAAGAAGAACAATTGAAAACTTTGATTTCTTATCTGAAAACGAATTCTAAATTCTATCAGCAACTGTTTAAATCTCATCGAATTGATTTTGATAGTATTGAGTCAGTAGAAGATTTGCAGAAAATTCCGGTGACTACAAAAGACGATTTGTTTTTAAATAATGAAGCCTTTACCTGTGTTACTAAAGAAGATATTATAGACTATATTACTACTTCTGGAACTATGGGTGATCCTGTAACCTTTGCTTTAACTGATAATGATTTAGATCGTTTAGCCTATAATGAATGCATGTCGTTTAAAGTTTGTGGGGTTGCAAAGACTGATGTTATTCAGTTAATGACTACAATCGACAGGCGTTTTATGGCAGGATTGGCTTATTTCTTGGGCGCTCGAAAATTAGGCGCTGGAATAGTAAGAGTAGGAAATGGAATTCCAGAATTGCAGTGGGATACTATTAAAAGGATTAAACCAACAGTAATTATTGCGGTTCCAAGCTTTATATTGAAAGTTATAGAATATGCAGAACAACATGGTATTGATTATAAAAACAGCTCCGTTAAAAAAGCCATTTGTATTGGCGAGCCCTTGAGGAATCAAGATTTTAGCTTGTCTACTTTGGCCGAAAGAATCAAGTCGAAATGGGATCTCGAATTATATTCTACCTATGCCAGTACTGAAATGAGTACTGCTTATAATGAATGTCCCAGTTGCACTGGTGGGCATGAGCATCCCGATTTAATTATAACTGAATTCCTCGATGAGAATAATAAAAATGTAGGGGAAGGTGAACCAGGAGAAATTACAGTGACCACTTTGGGAGTTGAAGGCATGCCATTATTGCGTTTTAAAACCGGAGATATTGCCTATAGATATACGGAGAAGTGTTCTTGTGGAAGATCGAGTTTGCGAGTGGGGCCTGTTATTGGTCGCCGTAAGCAAATGATAAAGTATAAAGGAACGACCTTATATCCAGCAGCACTTTACGATGTTTTGGCCGATTTTAATGATATTATCGATTATTTTATCGAAGTTTCAACGAACCATATTGGAACAGACGATATTCAGATAAATATTTTATCTACAAATAATACCACTCAATTTATAAAAACAATAAAAGATCATTTTCGAGCCAAATTAAGAGTAGCTCCTCATGTTAAGCTCGTTGATAAGGATACCATAACCAAAAATAAATATCCAGAAACAAGTAGGAAACCGATAGTATTCATCGATTTAAGAAAAAACACATGA
- a CDS encoding YigZ family protein, whose amino-acid sequence MLFEDIYKEINESTEGFFKDRGSKFISHSFLVKNEDEIKEHLQELRKKYYDARHHCYSWVLNPDKLAYRINDDGEPSGSAGRPIYGQLQSYDLTNILVVVIRYFGGTKLGIPGLINAYKTATKDALDQAQINILYIKDVFKVTFQYPDMNIVMKILKDEELEQFDQDFGIDCKLKFSVRKLESERVFEKFRKIHTLSIKYEKTI is encoded by the coding sequence ATGCTATTTGAAGATATTTACAAAGAAATAAACGAATCTACAGAAGGCTTTTTTAAAGATAGAGGGAGTAAATTTATTTCTCACTCATTTTTGGTAAAAAACGAAGATGAAATAAAAGAGCATTTACAAGAATTAAGAAAGAAGTATTATGATGCCCGTCATCATTGCTATTCTTGGGTGCTGAATCCTGATAAATTAGCCTATAGAATTAATGATGATGGTGAGCCATCTGGAAGTGCGGGCCGTCCTATCTATGGACAACTTCAAAGCTATGATTTAACCAATATTCTTGTGGTAGTTATTCGCTATTTTGGAGGAACCAAATTGGGGATTCCAGGCTTAATAAATGCCTATAAGACTGCAACAAAAGATGCCCTTGATCAAGCTCAAATCAATATTCTTTACATAAAGGATGTGTTTAAGGTAACTTTCCAATATCCCGATATGAATATTGTAATGAAGATATTGAAGGATGAGGAGTTAGAGCAATTTGATCAAGATTTTGGAATAGATTGTAAACTGAAGTTTTCAGTTAGGAAATTGGAGAGCGAACGAGTCTTTGAGAAGTTTAGGAAAATACACACTTTGTCTATTAAGTATGAGAAAACCATTTAG